Proteins from a single region of Calonectris borealis chromosome 14, bCalBor7.hap1.2, whole genome shotgun sequence:
- the RPS13 gene encoding small ribosomal subunit protein uS15 produces MGRMHAPGKGLSQSALPYRRSVPTWLKLTSDDVKEQIYKLAKKGLTPSQIGVILRDSHGVAQVRFVTGNKILRILKSKGLAPDLPEDLYHLIKKAVAVRKHLERNRKDKDAKFRLILIESRIHRLARYYKTKRVLPPNWKYESSTASALVA; encoded by the exons ATGGGTCGCATGCACGCTCCCGG aaagggcttgtcccagTCAGCCTTGCCCTACAGACGGAGCGTGCCGACG tGGCTGAAACTTACTTCTGATGATGTAAAGGAACAGATCTACAAGCTGGCTAAAAAAGGCCTGACTCCCTCACAAATTG GTGTGATCCTGAGGGATTCCCATGGTGTTGCCCAGGTTCGCTTTGTAACTGGCAACAAAATTTTGAGAATCCTTAAATCGAAGGGACTGGCCCCAGACCTTCCAGAGGATCTTTATCACTTGATTAAGAAAGCTGTTGCTGTTCGCAAACATCTtgagagaaacagaaag GATAAAGATGCCAAGTTCCGCCTGATTCTGATTGAAAGCAGAATCCATAGGTTGGCTCGCTACTACAAAACTAAGAGAGTGCTGCCGCCCAACTGGAAGTA tGAATCATCGACAGCTTCTGCCCTGGTCGCATAA